Proteins found in one Quercus robur chromosome 2, dhQueRobu3.1, whole genome shotgun sequence genomic segment:
- the LOC126700723 gene encoding probable transcription factor At5g28040 yields MDSTPTTPQPLPPLSIKSSPRKLPIKRKTPHHHHPDSSSSKPNPNFLSPKLESPRDDESSAAAAAAKTPPFKFHRIWTEPDEIRFLQGLLHCNSQGLSFPKDLHLFFDQFSNSMSQPYTKSQLSEKLRRLRKKFRVISARLARGLNPSMLSPHDRALFDLSKSLWSPQIQSYDATADDDNDDEEENEEFCGGLGMGVVGAKAVLDVFDQCLKEVRAVLLRRGLLLSDNNKSSSKAMDFERRWQEQRVAELDVFARRLRLVLDNSLRRQ; encoded by the coding sequence ATGGACTCAACACCAACGACCCCGCAACCTCTCCCTCCGCTCTCCATCAAATCCTCTCCTCGCAAACTCCCCATCAAACGCAAAaccccccaccaccaccaccctgACTCCTCTTCCTCTAAACCTAACCCTAATTTCCTCTCCCCCAAACTCGAATCCCCACGAGACGACGAAAGctccgccgccgccgccgccgccaaAACGCCGCCATTCAAATTCCACCGAATATGGACCGAGCCCGACGAAATCCGATTCCTCCAAGGCCTCCTCCACTGCAATTCCCAGGGTCTCTCCTTCCCCAAAGACCTCCACCTCTTCTTCGACCAGTTCTCCAATTCCATGTCTCAGCCTTACACCAAATCCCAGCTCTCCGAGAAGCTCCGCCGCCTCCGAAAGAAGTTCCGCGTCATTTCCGCCAGACTCGCCCGCGGCCTCAACCCTTCCATGCTCTCCCCTCACGATCGCGCTCTCTTCGACCTCTCCAAGTCCCTCTGGAGCCCCCAAATCCAATCCTATGATGCCACTGCCGacgatgataatgatgatgaggaGGAGAACGAGGAGTTTTGCGGTGGTTTGGGAATGGGCGTTGTGGGGGCAAAGGCCGTGTTGGATGTGTTTGATCAGTGTTTGAAGGAGGTTCGGGCGGTTCTCCTTCGCCGGGGGCTGCTTCTGTCGGACAATAATAAGTCTTCTTCGAAAGCTATGGACTTCGAGAGGCGGTGGCAGGAGCAAAGGGTGGCGGAATTGGACGTTTTCGCTCGCCG